The Polaribacter tangerinus genome has a segment encoding these proteins:
- a CDS encoding low molecular weight phosphatase family protein: protein MTTIQSTLFPQIVNIIKELNPKTITDDRTKVLQPLVDFIQSKVSENKEIRINFICTHNSRRSHLSQVWAQTMANYFNIKNVFCYSGGTEATALFPVVAETLQNSGFQISTISKNENPIYSIKYTQNEHPIIGFSKKLDDEFNPKSEFAAIMTCTQADGGCPIIAGAEKRIPITFEDPKAFDNTPQQAEKYKERSLQIATELFYVFSQINS from the coding sequence ATGACAACAATTCAATCAACTTTATTTCCACAAATAGTCAATATTATCAAAGAATTAAACCCTAAAACTATTACAGACGATCGTACAAAAGTTTTACAACCGCTAGTAGATTTTATTCAGTCTAAAGTTTCTGAAAACAAAGAAATTCGTATCAATTTCATTTGCACGCACAATTCGAGAAGAAGTCATTTATCGCAAGTTTGGGCTCAAACAATGGCAAACTATTTTAATATTAAAAACGTGTTTTGTTATTCAGGAGGAACAGAGGCAACAGCACTTTTTCCTGTGGTTGCAGAAACATTGCAAAATTCGGGTTTTCAAATAAGCACCATTTCAAAAAACGAAAACCCAATTTACAGCATTAAATATACTCAGAACGAGCATCCAATTATTGGATTTTCTAAAAAGTTGGATGATGAGTTCAACCCAAAATCGGAATTTGCAGCAATTATGACTTGCACACAGGCTGATGGTGGTTGTCCTATCATTGCAGGTGCAGAAAAACGTATTCCAATAACCTTTGAAGACCCAAAAGCATTTGATAATACACCACAACAAGCAGAAAAATACAAGGAAAGAAGTCTACAAATTGCTACTGAACTGTTTTACGTTTTTTCTCAAATAAATTCTTAA
- a CDS encoding DUF6428 family protein: protein MKLSEVKSVLKELETIGFQLPNGQLVPSHFHVTEVGKITKNFIDCGGTIRNEEVVNFQLWNANDYDHRLHPEKLLNIIELSEKVLNIKDVEIEVEYQADTIGKYGLGFDGHNFLLTNKQTDCLAKDNCGIPTEKTKVQLSTLNDEPCCSPDGNCC, encoded by the coding sequence ATGAAGTTATCAGAAGTAAAATCAGTGTTAAAAGAATTAGAAACGATAGGTTTTCAATTGCCCAATGGACAATTAGTTCCAAGCCACTTTCACGTAACAGAAGTGGGTAAAATCACCAAAAATTTTATCGATTGTGGTGGAACTATAAGAAACGAAGAAGTGGTAAACTTTCAACTTTGGAATGCCAACGACTACGACCATAGATTGCATCCTGAAAAACTTTTGAATATCATTGAACTTTCGGAAAAGGTTTTAAATATAAAAGATGTAGAAATTGAAGTAGAATATCAAGCAGATACCATTGGAAAATATGGGCTAGGGTTTGACGGACATAATTTCTTGTTAACCAACAAACAAACCGACTGTTTGGCAAAAGACAATTGCGGTATTCCTACTGAAAAAACTAAAGTGCAATTATCAACACTAAATGATGAGCCTTGTTGTTCACCAGATGGAAACTGTTGCTAA
- a CDS encoding ArsR/SmtB family transcription factor, producing MGTTKTEIFTDHQNEISLFAKAFGHPARVAILQYLFKLNSCVCGELVNEIGLAQPTISQHLKELKQLGLIKGTVEGTSVCYCIHTENWKAMKTVMTEFLNQDLTEQQDCC from the coding sequence ATGGGAACAACAAAAACCGAAATTTTTACCGACCACCAAAACGAAATTTCTCTTTTTGCAAAAGCATTCGGACATCCTGCAAGAGTAGCTATTTTACAATATTTGTTTAAACTTAATTCTTGTGTTTGCGGAGAGCTAGTAAATGAAATTGGACTAGCACAGCCCACTATATCACAACATTTAAAAGAACTAAAACAATTAGGTTTAATCAAAGGAACTGTAGAAGGAACCAGTGTTTGTTACTGTATTCATACAGAAAATTGGAAAGCAATGAAAACTGTAATGACTGAATTTTTAAATCAAGACTTAACCGAACAACAAGATTGCTGCTAA
- a CDS encoding DUF1800 domain-containing protein: protein MAYLDKFNGFFSEKEARHLLNRTSYGASQNLVKNAVSLGLNATINKLFENIPLPEPPLKYEPDGTANGEINDPHVKQGETWVTAPVHPNLQDSRDNNRVLRARNRSLYAWSFLQFQDSNFSVREKLTLFWHNHFVTENSNPHREFYYANILRKNALGNFKEITKQITINPNMLIYLSGNQNTNTAPNENYARELLELFTIGKGDAIGNGDYTNFTEEDVVQIAKVLTGWRVRGIKNSDTLNAYFTNNRHTKGDKILSHRFDNAVISENGENEYKDVIDVIFKQEECAKFITRQLYKWFINAEITSEIETHIISPLAKIIRDHEYEITPALKVLFSSEHFFESTFCMIKSPIDLIFSTTKSLLLTAPKTSVKDQYDFAYVLYLMATDLEQSIFHHPDVAGWKAFYQEPLFYKTWVNSYLLPKRLEYCKTLVTGGKVTIDEKRYTIPPLVPVLQIVADISGAKNPNTLITTLASQLFNYRISQEQLVALKDILIPGLPDFEWTVEYKNYLADPTNIALRTSVDKKLRDLIGTMVQMSEFQIM from the coding sequence ATGGCATATTTAGATAAATTTAATGGCTTTTTTTCAGAAAAAGAAGCAAGACATTTATTAAACAGAACTTCTTATGGAGCTTCACAAAATTTGGTTAAAAATGCAGTTTCATTAGGTCTAAATGCTACTATTAATAAACTTTTTGAAAACATACCTTTACCTGAACCTCCATTAAAATATGAACCAGACGGAACTGCTAATGGAGAAATAAATGACCCACATGTAAAACAAGGCGAAACTTGGGTTACAGCACCAGTACACCCAAATCTTCAAGATTCTAGAGATAATAATCGTGTTCTCAGAGCACGAAACCGTTCTTTGTATGCATGGTCATTTTTACAATTTCAAGATTCTAATTTTTCTGTAAGAGAAAAGTTAACGCTTTTTTGGCACAATCATTTTGTAACTGAAAATTCAAATCCTCATAGAGAATTTTACTATGCCAATATTTTACGTAAAAATGCCCTAGGAAACTTCAAAGAAATAACCAAACAGATTACTATAAACCCTAATATGCTAATTTATTTAAGTGGTAATCAAAACACAAATACGGCTCCAAACGAAAATTACGCAAGAGAACTATTAGAACTGTTTACCATTGGAAAAGGCGATGCTATTGGTAATGGAGACTACACCAACTTTACTGAAGAAGATGTTGTACAAATAGCCAAAGTATTAACCGGTTGGAGAGTTAGAGGTATTAAAAATAGTGATACACTAAATGCTTATTTTACCAATAACAGGCATACAAAAGGAGACAAAATATTATCGCATAGATTTGACAATGCTGTTATCTCTGAAAATGGAGAAAATGAATATAAAGATGTAATAGATGTAATTTTTAAACAAGAAGAATGTGCTAAGTTTATAACAAGGCAACTATACAAATGGTTTATAAATGCAGAAATAACCTCAGAAATAGAAACACATATAATTTCTCCTTTGGCAAAAATTATACGAGACCACGAGTACGAAATTACTCCTGCTTTAAAAGTGTTATTTAGTTCAGAACATTTTTTTGAGAGTACTTTTTGTATGATTAAAAGTCCTATTGATTTAATATTTTCTACAACAAAATCTTTATTATTAACAGCTCCAAAAACGTCTGTAAAAGACCAATATGATTTTGCCTATGTATTATATTTAATGGCAACAGATTTAGAACAATCTATATTTCATCATCCAGATGTTGCAGGCTGGAAAGCCTTTTACCAAGAACCCTTATTTTACAAAACGTGGGTAAATAGCTATTTATTACCCAAACGATTAGAATACTGTAAAACCTTGGTAACTGGTGGAAAAGTTACTATAGACGAAAAAAGATATACCATTCCTCCTTTAGTGCCTGTCTTACAAATTGTAGCAGATATTTCTGGTGCAAAAAACCCAAACACTCTTATTACAACGTTAGCAAGTCAGTTATTTAATTATAGGATTTCTCAAGAGCAGTTAGTAGCTTTAAAAGATATTTTAATACCTGGATTACCAGATTTTGAATGGACAGTAGAATATAAAAACTACCTAGCAGACCCCACTAATATTGCTTTAAGAACCTCTGTAGATAAAAAGCTGAGAGATTTAATTGGTACTATGGTACAAATGTCTGAATTTCAAATTATGTAA
- a CDS encoding DUF1501 domain-containing protein gives MKAKNLNRRDFIKLTSVAAASLPIGFNGFSLFANEKPKEYNFIEDNENILVLIQLQGGNDGLNTIFDKNQYRNLHSVRSNIIIPENELISVNDATCFHPSILGLKNLYEEENLAIIQNVGYPNQNRSHFRSTDIWNSASSSEEYVSTGWLGRFFNQNHSEFPENYPNPANKDPFAITVGKIVSETCQGPNSNFSMAIADPNNPGTAFAANTGNIPNNCYGDALSFVNNTVKQTNAYADVVKKAAELGKNLSEKYTTNNNNKLAGKLKNVAKLISGGLKTKVYVVQLGGFDTHDNQIIDGDKKTGRHASLLEELSEAITAFQDDLKLLGIDKKVMGMTYSEFGRRIKSNGGLGTDHGTAAPLFLFGSCVKNQILGDSPEIDTQIDEKEGVQMQYDFRNIYSTILTDWLGGSKTDTNAALFSDFDTLPLFKTNCSASLSVANILTDTLDIAVYPNPTVNFINIKFFGNNENTKITLYNTMGAVVKNITNKKYSSIQHIIRVDLQSLPNGNYFIHCQAKGFSKTKKIVKL, from the coding sequence ATGAAGGCAAAAAATTTAAACAGAAGAGATTTTATAAAATTAACTAGTGTTGCTGCAGCCTCTTTGCCAATTGGCTTTAATGGTTTTTCGTTATTTGCTAATGAAAAACCAAAAGAATATAATTTTATAGAAGATAACGAAAATATTCTTGTTTTAATTCAATTGCAAGGAGGAAATGACGGTTTAAATACCATTTTTGATAAAAACCAGTACAGAAATTTACACAGCGTACGTTCTAATATTATTATACCAGAAAACGAGCTAATTTCAGTTAATGATGCAACTTGTTTTCATCCTTCGATATTGGGTTTAAAAAATTTATATGAAGAAGAAAATTTGGCTATTATCCAAAATGTAGGATATCCTAACCAAAATAGAAGTCATTTTAGATCAACAGATATTTGGAATTCGGCATCATCATCTGAAGAATATGTTTCTACAGGTTGGCTAGGACGTTTTTTCAACCAAAATCACTCTGAATTTCCAGAAAATTATCCTAATCCAGCAAATAAAGACCCTTTTGCAATTACTGTAGGTAAAATTGTTTCTGAAACTTGCCAAGGTCCAAATTCTAATTTTTCTATGGCTATAGCAGATCCAAATAATCCTGGAACTGCCTTTGCGGCTAATACAGGTAACATACCAAATAATTGTTATGGAGATGCTTTAAGTTTTGTAAACAACACCGTTAAACAAACGAATGCCTATGCCGATGTTGTAAAAAAAGCAGCTGAATTAGGAAAAAATTTATCAGAAAAATATACGACCAACAACAATAATAAATTAGCCGGTAAGCTAAAAAATGTAGCTAAATTAATTTCTGGAGGATTAAAAACAAAGGTATATGTTGTACAATTAGGTGGCTTTGATACTCATGATAATCAAATTATTGATGGAGATAAAAAAACAGGAAGACATGCTAGTTTGTTAGAGGAATTGTCTGAGGCTATTACTGCATTTCAAGACGATTTAAAATTATTAGGAATCGATAAAAAGGTGATGGGAATGACCTATTCTGAGTTTGGTAGAAGAATTAAATCAAATGGTGGTTTAGGAACAGATCATGGCACAGCTGCACCTTTATTTTTATTTGGGTCGTGTGTTAAAAACCAAATTTTAGGAGATTCTCCGGAAATTGACACGCAAATAGATGAAAAAGAGGGTGTTCAAATGCAATACGATTTTAGAAATATTTACAGTACCATTTTAACAGATTGGTTAGGCGGTTCTAAAACTGATACAAATGCTGCTCTCTTTTCAGATTTTGACACTTTGCCTCTTTTTAAAACTAATTGTTCTGCATCACTTTCTGTAGCTAATATTTTAACAGACACTTTAGATATTGCAGTGTATCCAAACCCTACTGTTAATTTTATTAATATAAAATTTTTTGGTAATAACGAGAATACTAAAATAACTTTATACAACACTATGGGGGCAGTTGTAAAAAATATTACGAATAAAAAATATAGCTCCATACAACATATTATTCGTGTAGATTTACAAAGTTTACCAAATGGAAACTATTTTATACATTGCCAAGCTAAAGGATTTTCTAAAACCAAAAAAATTGTAAAACTTTAG
- a CDS encoding GSCFA domain-containing protein, translating to MNLQTKISLKKETKNLIDYNAKIILLGSCFSNNIGTKLAYYKFQVTQNPFGILFHPKAIENLLDRAINKNQYTENDLVFSNGSWHCLDAHSSISSTNKKEVLKNLNTALEHTKLKVENASHIIITLGTAWVYRYIENDKIVANCHKIPQHKFSKELLSINEISESLLAILNSIRSINSKVKVLFTVSPVRHLKDGFIENTRSKAHLISATHYIIDSKKSFYFPSYEIMMDELRDYRFYNEDMIHPSETAINYIWLKFIATWFSERSIKTMDEVLKVQKAMAHKPFFEDSEEHQLFLKKIAQKKDALKLKHPFISF from the coding sequence ATGAACCTACAAACTAAAATTTCTTTAAAAAAAGAAACTAAAAATTTAATAGATTACAATGCTAAAATAATTCTTTTAGGTTCTTGCTTTTCAAACAATATTGGCACAAAGTTAGCCTACTACAAATTTCAGGTTACGCAAAATCCTTTTGGTATTTTATTTCATCCAAAAGCTATAGAAAACCTTTTAGATAGAGCAATAAACAAAAATCAATATACAGAAAACGACCTTGTTTTTAGTAATGGTAGCTGGCATTGTTTAGATGCACACTCTTCAATTAGCAGCACCAACAAAAAAGAAGTTCTAAAAAATTTAAATACCGCTTTAGAACATACTAAATTAAAGGTTGAAAATGCAAGTCATATTATTATTACTTTAGGAACAGCATGGGTATATCGTTATATAGAAAATGATAAAATAGTAGCCAATTGTCATAAAATACCTCAACATAAATTCTCTAAAGAGCTTCTTTCTATAAATGAAATTTCAGAAAGTCTATTGGCAATTTTAAATAGTATTCGTTCAATTAACTCAAAGGTAAAAGTACTTTTTACTGTTTCTCCGGTTCGCCATTTAAAAGATGGTTTTATAGAAAACACAAGAAGCAAAGCACATTTAATTAGTGCCACTCATTACATTATAGATAGTAAAAAAAGTTTTTACTTTCCTAGTTATGAAATTATGATGGATGAATTGAGAGATTATAGATTTTATAATGAAGATATGATTCATCCTTCTGAAACTGCTATAAATTATATTTGGTTAAAATTTATAGCTACTTGGTTTAGCGAGCGCTCAATAAAAACAATGGATGAAGTTTTAAAAGTACAAAAAGCGATGGCTCACAAACCGTTTTTTGAGGATTCGGAGGAGCATCAACTATTTTTAAAAAAAATAGCTCAAAAAAAAGATGCTTTAAAATTAAAGCATCCTTTTATTAGTTTTTAA